Proteins found in one Methanobrevibacter wolinii SH genomic segment:
- a CDS encoding ImmA/IrrE family metallo-endopeptidase, whose translation MKSLIELNALAVELRDELNISPYSSIDLFNIIPSCFTSATLIFYPMSDYTSGMCIRNGDESIVGINSSTSLGRQRFTLGHEMYHLLYDENFSDELRVCNFDDETDSELEAENFASFLIMPYEGLKKHMKIHNIKKWTLDDAIVCEQYFQISHQALLYRLLQHKFVNQEEYDKLLNVKITHEAKLRGFDKSIYEKTNCTRHVVGNYVRLVEKAYHSHLISKDKRNSMLLDGFQDEIVYKYEG comes from the coding sequence ATGAAAAGTCTAATTGAATTAAATGCACTTGCAGTAGAATTAAGAGATGAATTAAATATTAGTCCTTATTCTTCTATTGATTTATTTAACATTATACCATCTTGCTTTACTTCAGCTACTTTAATATTTTACCCAATGTCTGATTATACTAGTGGTATGTGTATTCGTAATGGTGATGAAAGTATTGTTGGTATAAATTCTTCTACATCTTTAGGTAGACAAAGATTTACACTTGGTCATGAGATGTATCATTTATTATATGATGAAAACTTTTCTGATGAGTTAAGAGTTTGTAATTTTGATGATGAAACTGATTCAGAACTTGAAGCTGAGAATTTTGCATCATTTTTAATAATGCCTTATGAAGGTCTTAAAAAACATATGAAAATTCATAATATTAAGAAATGGACTTTAGATGATGCTATTGTTTGTGAACAATATTTTCAGATTTCACATCAAGCTTTACTCTATAGATTGCTTCAACATAAATTTGTTAATCAAGAAGAGTATGATAAATTATTAAATGTTAAAATTACTCATGAAGCAAAATTAAGAGGTTTTGATAAATCAATTTATGAAAAAACTAATTGTACACGTCATGTTGTTGGTAATTATGTTCGTCTAGTTGAAAAAGCATATCATTCTCATCTTATATCTAAAGATAAAAGAAATAGTATGTTATTAGATGGTTTTCAAGATGAAATTGTTTATAAATATGAAGGGTGA
- a CDS encoding helix-turn-helix domain-containing protein, giving the protein MVDGKLNKEMGKRIKKLRLSQNLNQSTIADYLGVNQSTVAKVESGNRSLNLNSLIKLATLFGCSREYLLGMTDEYVPLNFAFRSKNVDVKNLEAIAAINKIVLNIDFLNDLKDNEENQNEKSN; this is encoded by the coding sequence GTGGTAGATGGAAAGTTAAATAAAGAAATGGGAAAAAGGATTAAAAAATTAAGACTATCTCAGAATCTTAATCAATCAACTATCGCTGATTATTTGGGGGTAAATCAGAGTACAGTTGCAAAGGTTGAATCTGGGAATAGATCTTTAAATTTAAATTCATTAATTAAATTAGCTACTCTATTTGGTTGTTCTAGAGAGTATCTTCTTGGAATGACTGATGAGTATGTCCCATTAAATTTTGCATTCCGTTCTAAAAATGTTGATGTAAAAAATTTAGAAGCTATTGCAGCTATTAATAAAATTGTCTTAAATATTGATTTTTTAAATGATTTAAAAGATAATGAGGAGAATCAAAATGAAAAGTCTAATTGA
- a CDS encoding DUF1848 domain-containing protein, whose amino-acid sequence MILDVSSRTDIPSFYSKWLLKRFKEGYVYVKHPMYPNKISKLELDNKLIDCVVFCSKNYKPLLKDIDKITNKFNTYFFYTITAYDKEIEPKVPKIDESIDTLIKLSKKVGKERITWRYDPILITEKYTIEKHKKCFEYLGSKLSPYIDRCIFSFVDMYKKLEKNMHEIIPLTQEDKNIIAKNLGYIAKKYDFIIQTCATDYNYEKYGIKQSACRDLNILGKANNIKFRNLKHKGTRPGCHCIETRDIGEYDSCLNGCKYCYANKTPKKAVFNYRFHDTNSPLLLGHVKKTYEITKANQKSFLKKEYQELNNNYTLDFFK is encoded by the coding sequence ATGATATTAGATGTAAGTTCAAGAACAGATATACCTTCATTTTATTCAAAATGGCTATTAAAAAGATTTAAAGAAGGATATGTTTATGTTAAACACCCCATGTATCCAAATAAAATATCTAAATTAGAACTTGATAATAAATTAATAGATTGTGTTGTATTCTGTTCAAAAAATTATAAACCTCTTTTAAAAGATATTGATAAAATTACAAATAAGTTCAATACTTATTTTTTCTATACAATAACTGCATATGATAAAGAAATTGAACCTAAAGTACCTAAAATAGATGAAAGTATTGATACACTTATTAAATTATCAAAAAAAGTAGGAAAAGAAAGAATAACCTGGAGATACGATCCTATATTAATAACTGAAAAATATACAATTGAAAAACATAAAAAATGTTTTGAATATCTTGGAAGTAAATTATCACCATATATTGATAGATGTATTTTTAGTTTTGTAGATATGTATAAAAAATTAGAAAAGAATATGCATGAAATAATACCTTTAACTCAAGAAGATAAGAATATAATAGCTAAAAATTTAGGATATATTGCTAAAAAATATGATTTCATAATCCAAACATGTGCAACAGATTATAATTATGAAAAGTATGGTATAAAACAATCAGCATGTAGAGATTTAAATATACTTGGAAAAGCAAATAATATTAAATTTAGAAATCTAAAACATAAAGGAACAAGGCCAGGTTGTCATTGTATAGAAACTCGGGACATTGGAGAATATGATAGTTGTTTAAATGGATGTAAATATTGTTATGCTAATAAAACACCAAAAAAAGCCGTTTTTAATTATAGATTCCATGATACTAATTCTCCATTATTACTTGGGCATGTGAAAAAAACATATGAAATAACAAAAGCAAATCAAAAATCATTTCTTAAAAAAGAATACCAAGAACTTAATAATAATTATACATTAGATTTCTTTAAATAA
- a CDS encoding methanogenesis marker 8 protein, which produces MVEDMHIIEALGKTEVIIKNGKVVSIGEPNIDYCPIFKKIENVDQFDKEFIKRNIERRIREFGMCTPERLLDLPDMMSFGISEILKTNFELGKIDCVVGVCEGVGTLIMTNPNLIQAVGGRVSALISTTPIPEVIEGVGYENVINPKTAELNPIKGLKLAIKRGYKNIAITTLPSPVINEIRNYPLPNDVNVYVFVAHTTGISMDDVEKIFHDADVVTACASKNIRDYANKFKPYYSGSKVPIFAASDIGREFLDNRLKFINKPPSNNENYPLNNDNIPNPLI; this is translated from the coding sequence ATGGTAGAGGATATGCACATTATAGAAGCTTTAGGTAAAACTGAAGTTATTATTAAAAATGGTAAAGTGGTCTCTATTGGTGAACCTAATATTGATTATTGTCCAATATTTAAAAAAATAGAAAATGTTGATCAATTTGATAAGGAATTTATTAAAAGAAATATAGAACGTAGAATAAGAGAATTTGGTATGTGTACTCCAGAAAGACTCCTTGATTTACCAGATATGATGTCTTTTGGAATTAGTGAAATTCTTAAAACAAATTTTGAATTAGGTAAAATTGATTGTGTTGTTGGTGTATGTGAAGGTGTAGGTACTCTTATTATGACTAATCCTAATTTAATTCAAGCAGTAGGTGGAAGAGTTTCTGCTCTTATAAGTACAACTCCAATTCCTGAAGTTATTGAAGGTGTGGGATATGAAAATGTTATAAATCCTAAAACTGCTGAGCTTAATCCTATAAAAGGTTTAAAATTAGCTATTAAAAGAGGATATAAAAATATTGCAATTACAACTTTACCATCACCTGTAATTAATGAAATTAGAAATTATCCACTTCCTAATGATGTTAATGTTTATGTCTTTGTTGCGCATACAACAGGAATTAGTATGGATGATGTAGAAAAAATATTTCATGATGCAGATGTTGTAACTGCTTGTGCTTCTAAGAATATTAGAGATTATGCAAATAAATTTAAACCTTATTATTCTGGTTCAAAAGTTCCTATCTTTGCAGCAAGTGATATTGGAAGAGAATTTCTTGATAATAGATTAAAATTTATTAATAAACCTCCCTCTAATAATGAAAATTATCCTTTAAATAATGATAATATTCCTAATCCTTTAATTTAA
- a CDS encoding HAD family hydrolase, translated as MKKLFIFDFDGTLVNTFEDSVIAYNKALEIHNLPIFQYENIEDLNFNDFISQMGSDEKILETYEKIYENSSNVHTKPYPGIYELLNKLTNSNCEIAICSNRIQYLLDLLTKKLFPSIDFKFIIGHILGEPFKPDPSVLGKILNNVSYDKKDIIYIGDRKTDIITAKNSGIDVAIVTWGQGEDEDYNDDYVLKVVNSPCELLDL; from the coding sequence ATGAAAAAATTATTTATATTTGATTTTGATGGAACATTAGTTAATACATTTGAAGATTCTGTTATTGCATACAATAAAGCTTTAGAAATACATAATTTACCAATATTTCAATATGAAAATATTGAAGATCTTAATTTTAATGATTTTATAAGTCAAATGGGATCTGATGAGAAAATACTTGAAACTTATGAAAAAATCTATGAAAATAGTTCTAATGTTCATACTAAACCTTATCCAGGAATATATGAATTATTAAATAAATTAACTAATTCAAATTGTGAAATTGCAATTTGTTCAAATCGTATACAATATTTACTAGATTTATTAACTAAAAAACTATTTCCAAGTATTGATTTTAAATTTATTATTGGTCATATTCTTGGTGAACCATTTAAACCAGATCCTAGTGTTTTAGGAAAAATATTAAATAATGTTTCTTATGATAAAAAGGATATAATTTATATTGGTGATAGGAAAACTGATATTATAACTGCTAAAAACTCTGGAATTGATGTTGCTATTGTAACATGGGGTCAGGGTGAAGATGAAGATTATAATGATGATTATGTTTTAAAAGTAGTTAACTCTCCTTGTGAGCTTTTAGATTTATAA
- a CDS encoding HAD family hydrolase, which translates to MKKAYIFDFDGTIANTFADSLIAFNKALIEYNYPTLALSNLDNINYLDFRNFIKSLKNIVNVEDIPKLQLAYKNNFLKGANRHTELYPGIKEVLKTLKNRGISLSICSNRDQELLEFLVDSLLSDIQFSQVIGYVKDEPSKPNPYKLFKIAESENISMDEVLYFGDRSADILTAQNASIDMVLVSWGQTDDIAPHCNYPVRIINNPLEILDL; encoded by the coding sequence ATGAAGAAAGCTTATATTTTTGATTTTGATGGAACAATTGCAAATACATTTGCAGACTCATTAATTGCATTTAATAAAGCATTAATTGAATATAATTATCCAACATTAGCTCTTAGTAATCTTGATAATATTAATTATTTAGATTTTAGAAATTTTATAAAATCATTAAAAAATATAGTTAATGTAGAGGATATTCCAAAATTACAACTTGCTTATAAAAATAATTTTTTAAAAGGAGCAAATAGGCATACTGAATTGTATCCAGGAATTAAAGAAGTTTTAAAAACTTTAAAAAATAGGGGAATTAGCCTTTCAATATGTTCTAATCGTGATCAAGAATTACTTGAATTTCTTGTAGATTCTCTTTTATCAGATATTCAATTTTCACAGGTTATTGGTTATGTTAAAGATGAACCATCTAAACCTAATCCATATAAACTATTTAAGATAGCTGAAAGTGAAAATATTAGTATGGATGAAGTTTTATATTTTGGTGATAGAAGTGCAGATATTTTAACTGCTCAAAATGCATCTATTGATATGGTTTTAGTATCTTGGGGTCAAACAGATGATATTGCACCTCATTGTAATTATCCTGTAAGGATTATTAATAATCCATTAGAAATTTTAGATTTATAA
- a CDS encoding HAD family hydrolase encodes MKKLYIFDFDGTLVNSIYDSIYCVNKALKLCGKPTYKKDLKTLYYQDFRDFLKDNDAGKETEVYTIYNKIYQEYEKPNTFPYNNIKTVLKELQNKNITLAICSNREEKFLKYFTKKLFKDINFKYISGYKKNIPDKPNPYRLNEIIKKENIKKEEVLYFGDKDADINAAKNAGIDMVLVKYGQGNIKDYENTYPIKIIETPIEILDL; translated from the coding sequence ATGAAAAAACTATATATATTTGACTTTGATGGAACCTTAGTTAACTCAATCTACGATTCAATATATTGTGTAAATAAAGCTTTAAAATTATGTGGTAAACCTACATATAAAAAAGATTTAAAAACATTATACTATCAAGATTTTAGAGATTTTCTAAAAGATAATGATGCTGGAAAAGAAACAGAAGTATATACAATATATAATAAAATATATCAAGAATATGAAAAACCAAATACATTCCCTTATAATAATATAAAAACCGTTTTAAAGGAATTACAAAATAAAAACATTACTTTAGCTATATGTTCTAATAGAGAAGAAAAGTTCCTAAAATATTTTACAAAAAAATTATTCAAAGACATAAATTTTAAATATATTTCAGGTTATAAAAAAAATATCCCAGATAAACCAAACCCATATAGATTAAATGAAATTATTAAAAAAGAAAATATTAAAAAAGAAGAAGTATTATACTTTGGAGATAAAGATGCAGATATAAATGCAGCAAAAAATGCAGGGATAGATATGGTTCTTGTAAAATATGGTCAAGGAAATATAAAAGATTATGAAAATACATATCCAATAAAAATTATAGAAACACCTATAGAAATTTTAGATTTATAA
- a CDS encoding M48 family metallopeptidase translates to MKNKIEINGIPIIIERKKIKNMYLRVLPPNGEVKISAPLSISQKNIIKFADSKTKWIKNKQKIVIKESEKAKKREIKYITGETHYLWGKPYTLQIINQNNDYKNIFIKNNTIYLPVKENSNFENRKRTMIEWYRKEIKIKIPNILEECIKIVGKHPNEWRVKNMKTRWGTCNIQKKRIWINLQLCKKSPECLKYVIIHELTHLYIPNHGKEFKNLMNKFYPNWKETKKLLNKEKYY, encoded by the coding sequence ATGAAAAACAAAATAGAAATAAATGGTATACCTATAATTATTGAAAGAAAAAAGATAAAAAATATGTATTTACGTGTTTTACCACCTAATGGTGAAGTTAAAATATCTGCACCATTATCTATTTCTCAAAAAAATATTATAAAATTTGCAGATTCAAAAACAAAATGGATAAAAAATAAACAAAAAATTGTAATAAAAGAGTCAGAAAAAGCTAAAAAAAGAGAAATTAAATATATCACTGGAGAAACACATTATTTATGGGGAAAACCATACACTCTTCAAATTATTAATCAGAATAATGATTATAAAAATATTTTTATAAAAAATAATACTATTTATTTACCTGTTAAAGAAAATTCTAATTTTGAGAATCGAAAAAGAACAATGATTGAATGGTATAGAAAAGAGATTAAAATAAAAATACCTAATATTTTAGAAGAATGTATAAAAATTGTAGGAAAACATCCTAATGAGTGGAGAGTAAAAAATATGAAAACTCGTTGGGGAACATGTAATATACAAAAGAAAAGAATTTGGATAAACTTACAGTTATGTAAAAAATCTCCAGAATGTTTAAAATATGTAATTATTCATGAATTAACACATTTATATATCCCAAATCATGGAAAAGAGTTTAAAAATCTTATGAATAAATTTTATCCAAATTGGAAGGAAACTAAAAAATTATTAAACAAAGAAAAATATTATTAA
- a CDS encoding GGGtGRT protein, which yields MSLFEGYERRIDQIIPVLNKYGIKDLEEAKSICEEKGFNPYEIVKDVQPICFENACWAYTVGAAIAIKKGCTKASDAAKAIGEGLQSFCIPGSVADNRKVGLGHGNLASMLLSEETKCFAFLAGHESFAAAEGAIGIANSANKVRKEPLRVILNGLGKDAALIISRINGFTYVKTDFDYFTDELNIIEEKAYSNGERAKVKCYGANDVREGVAIMHLEDVDVSITGNSTNPTRFQHPVAGTYKKECMEKGKKYFSVASGGGTGRTLHPDNMAAGPASYGMTDTMGRMHCDAQFAGSSSVPAHVEMMGLIGMGNNPMVGATVAVAVAVEEAMK from the coding sequence ATGAGTTTATTCGAAGGTTATGAAAGAAGGATAGATCAAATTATCCCTGTACTTAATAAATATGGTATTAAAGATTTAGAAGAAGCTAAATCTATCTGTGAAGAAAAAGGATTTAATCCATATGAAATTGTTAAAGATGTTCAACCTATATGTTTTGAAAATGCATGTTGGGCTTATACTGTTGGTGCAGCAATTGCAATTAAAAAAGGATGTACTAAAGCATCTGATGCTGCAAAAGCAATAGGTGAAGGATTGCAATCATTTTGTATTCCTGGAAGTGTTGCAGATAATAGAAAAGTAGGTCTTGGTCATGGAAATCTTGCATCAATGCTTTTAAGTGAAGAAACTAAATGTTTTGCATTCCTTGCAGGGCATGAAAGTTTTGCTGCTGCTGAAGGAGCTATTGGTATTGCAAATTCTGCAAATAAAGTTAGAAAAGAACCTTTAAGGGTTATATTAAATGGTTTAGGAAAAGATGCAGCTTTAATTATTTCAAGAATCAATGGATTTACTTATGTAAAAACTGATTTTGATTATTTCACTGATGAACTTAATATTATTGAAGAAAAAGCATATTCTAATGGTGAAAGAGCAAAAGTTAAATGTTATGGTGCAAATGATGTTAGAGAAGGTGTAGCTATCATGCATCTTGAAGATGTTGATGTTTCTATTACTGGTAACTCAACAAATCCTACTAGATTCCAACATCCTGTAGCAGGAACCTATAAAAAAGAATGTATGGAAAAAGGTAAAAAATATTTCTCAGTTGCTTCTGGAGGAGGAACTGGAAGAACACTTCACCCAGATAATATGGCAGCAGGACCTGCTTCTTATGGTATGACTGATACTATGGGAAGAATGCATTGTGATGCACAATTTGCAGGTTCTTCATCTGTACCAGCTCATGTTGAAATGATGGGATTAATTGGTATGGGTAATAATCCAATGGTAGGTGCTACTGTTGCTGTAGCAGTTGCTGTAGAAGAAGCTATGAAATAA
- a CDS encoding iron-sulfur cluster assembly scaffold protein: MIYSTEVENMCPVAKAANHGPAPIPEEGKWVQSKEIKDISGLTHGIGWCAPQQGTCKLTLNVKNGIIEEALIETIGCSGMTHSAAMAGEILVGKTVLEALNTDLVCDAINTAMRELFLQIAYGRTQSAFSEGGLPIGAGLEDLGKGHRSQVGTIYSTKSKGPRYLELTEGYITELGLDENNEIIGYKYINIGQMIDNIKSGIDPKEAIEKASGQYGRFDEAVKTIDPRNE, encoded by the coding sequence ATGATATATTCAACTGAAGTAGAGAATATGTGTCCTGTTGCTAAAGCAGCTAATCATGGACCAGCACCGATACCTGAAGAAGGTAAATGGGTGCAATCTAAAGAAATTAAAGATATTTCTGGTTTAACTCATGGTATTGGTTGGTGTGCACCTCAACAAGGTACTTGTAAATTAACCTTAAATGTTAAAAATGGAATTATTGAAGAAGCATTAATTGAAACTATTGGTTGTTCTGGAATGACTCATTCTGCAGCTATGGCAGGGGAAATATTAGTAGGTAAAACAGTTTTAGAAGCATTAAATACTGATTTAGTTTGTGATGCTATTAACACTGCTATGAGAGAATTATTCCTACAAATTGCTTATGGTAGAACACAATCTGCTTTTTCTGAAGGAGGTCTCCCTATTGGGGCAGGTCTTGAAGATTTAGGTAAAGGTCATAGGAGCCAAGTAGGTACTATTTACAGTACTAAAAGTAAAGGTCCTAGATATCTTGAACTTACAGAAGGTTATATTACTGAATTAGGTTTAGATGAAAATAATGAAATTATTGGATATAAATATATTAATATAGGACAAATGATTGACAATATTAAATCTGGTATTGATCCAAAAGAAGCTATTGAGAAAGCAAGTGGTCAGTATGGAAGATTTGATGAAGCTGTTAAAACAATAGATCCTAGAAATGAGTAA
- a CDS encoding TrkH family potassium uptake protein, with translation MMQLVGIALLVPIIIAIIYKETPEILVFFTVCIISIIIGTALSKISVKSSNIRLKHAMIVSTLAWIWASFLGAIIMKLTLQMPILDGMFENMSSWTGTGLCLFSNIEIYPKSLLFLKSYEGWLGGLGIVILSIGVLIQPGTAAAKLYKSEAREERIKPSLVNTMQKTIEIYVIYTLIGIGMYLLAGMPLFDSINLCFATICTGGMSIKNANVGYYHNNIINIITIIIMILGAISFQVHYKVYKTKGKAILEDVQFKTLIVTIVTISIIIYFLTKTVPMHIIFTVISAITSTGATIITTNNLLNWGDTSLIFIMALMLIGGSSGSTVGGLKVIRIITVLKGVQKNIKEILAPEGSIIKLKIEGTEISIEAVKEAGTFIFMFFILIFISWIVLILHGYNGLYSLFEVVSAATNNGLSTGITSVTMAPSIKVTMILDMLMGKLEIVPVLVTIGGFIELFKISKTQKNKIRSKFKKDEA, from the coding sequence ATGATGCAATTAGTAGGAATAGCATTACTTGTTCCTATAATAATTGCAATTATTTATAAAGAAACACCTGAAATTTTAGTGTTTTTTACAGTTTGTATTATTTCAATAATAATAGGGACTGCACTTTCTAAAATTTCAGTTAAATCCTCAAATATTCGATTAAAACATGCAATGATTGTTTCTACATTAGCATGGATTTGGGCTAGTTTTTTAGGTGCAATTATAATGAAATTAACCTTACAAATGCCTATATTAGATGGAATGTTTGAAAATATGTCCTCATGGACAGGTACTGGATTATGTTTATTTAGTAATATTGAAATATATCCAAAATCATTACTATTTTTAAAAAGTTATGAAGGATGGTTAGGTGGTTTAGGAATAGTAATTTTAAGTATAGGTGTTCTTATACAGCCAGGAACAGCTGCTGCTAAATTATATAAATCTGAAGCAAGAGAAGAAAGGATTAAACCTAGTTTAGTAAATACAATGCAGAAAACAATTGAAATATATGTAATTTATACTCTCATTGGAATAGGAATGTATCTTCTTGCAGGAATGCCTTTATTTGATTCAATAAATCTTTGTTTTGCTACAATTTGTACTGGTGGTATGAGTATTAAAAATGCTAATGTTGGATACTACCATAACAATATTATAAACATTATAACTATCATAATAATGATATTAGGTGCTATAAGTTTTCAAGTACATTATAAAGTATATAAAACAAAAGGAAAAGCAATACTTGAAGATGTACAATTTAAAACACTTATAGTAACTATTGTAACAATAAGTATTATAATTTACTTCCTTACAAAAACAGTACCTATGCATATTATATTTACTGTAATATCTGCAATAACCTCTACTGGTGCAACAATTATAACAACTAATAATTTATTAAATTGGGGAGACACTTCATTAATATTTATTATGGCATTAATGTTAATAGGAGGTTCTTCTGGTTCTACAGTAGGAGGTTTAAAAGTAATTCGTATTATTACAGTATTAAAAGGAGTTCAAAAAAATATTAAAGAAATATTAGCTCCTGAAGGAAGTATAATTAAATTAAAAATTGAAGGTACTGAAATCTCAATAGAAGCAGTTAAAGAAGCAGGAACATTTATTTTTATGTTCTTTATCTTAATATTCATTAGTTGGATTGTATTAATTTTACATGGATACAATGGATTATATAGTTTATTTGAAGTAGTATCTGCAGCAACAAATAATGGATTAAGTACAGGAATTACTAGTGTAACAATGGCTCCAAGTATTAAGGTTACTATGATTTTAGATATGTTAATGGGTAAACTTGAAATTGTTCCAGTCTTAGTAACAATAGGTGGATTCATTGAATTATTTAAAATTTCAAAAACACAAAAAAATAAAATTCGCTCCAAATTTAAAAAAGATGAAGCTTAA
- a CDS encoding DUF749 domain-containing protein: MFMATLYQIFKYKEIPEDFAPYVKFKAAVDKRETINPNDEIAILDVSGTTSHHILFLDAYDNIDQIKEELKGADLKANVNTLKILESHL; the protein is encoded by the coding sequence ATGTTTATGGCAACCTTATATCAAATTTTTAAATATAAAGAAATTCCAGAAGATTTTGCACCTTATGTAAAATTTAAAGCAGCAGTAGATAAAAGAGAAACTATTAATCCTAATGATGAGATTGCTATTTTAGATGTTTCTGGAACAACTAGTCATCATATTTTATTCTTAGATGCTTATGATAATATTGATCAAATTAAAGAAGAATTAAAAGGTGCTGACTTAAAAGCAAATGTAAACACTTTAAAAATATTAGAAAGTCATTTATAG
- a CDS encoding oxidoreductase — translation MKDIFDKCKFGDFELKSHIIRSGMWESQRNNEGFLNQAVFDRYEQIAKSGVGLINSELFCLDPRDRFADYSTDMNYKGFFKDYQEITSLVHQYDVPIFGQLAFFWYNDGLNQKVEPNNISIEGIRHLQTDVIMAAKKFEFAGFDGIQINMGNNFYLSNFINPYFNQREDNYGGDTFNRMRIILEILKVIKSNYNIHINCKLNPSDGRKGGISFEESMEMCKLLEKYGADSIQLTARTNTFSTNDGKHPFLTYADKLSGELNIPVILGGRLNDMDTINNILNTTNIEFFSMSKPFVAQPDFLKEWKINGTGKTKCKGCSNCYSKKVSTCFVYGNGD, via the coding sequence GTGAAAGATATATTTGATAAATGTAAATTCGGAGACTTTGAACTTAAAAGTCATATAATCCGTTCAGGAATGTGGGAATCTCAAAGAAATAATGAAGGTTTCCTAAACCAGGCGGTTTTTGATAGATATGAACAAATCGCAAAAAGCGGAGTTGGGTTAATTAATTCAGAATTATTCTGTTTAGATCCAAGGGATAGATTTGCAGATTATTCAACCGATATGAATTATAAAGGATTTTTTAAAGATTATCAAGAAATTACTAGTTTAGTCCATCAATATGATGTTCCTATTTTTGGACAATTGGCATTCTTCTGGTACAATGATGGTCTTAATCAAAAAGTTGAACCTAATAATATAAGTATTGAAGGTATTAGACACTTACAAACTGATGTTATTATGGCTGCTAAAAAATTTGAATTTGCTGGATTTGATGGTATTCAAATTAATATGGGTAATAATTTTTATCTTAGTAATTTTATTAATCCTTATTTTAATCAAAGAGAAGATAATTATGGTGGAGATACTTTTAACCGTATGAGGATTATTCTTGAGATTCTTAAAGTTATTAAAAGTAATTATAATATCCATATTAATTGTAAATTAAATCCAAGTGATGGAAGAAAAGGTGGAATTAGTTTTGAAGAAAGTATGGAAATGTGTAAATTACTTGAAAAATATGGTGCAGATAGTATACAATTAACTGCTCGTACTAATACATTTTCAACAAATGACGGTAAACACCCATTTCTTACATATGCAGATAAATTAAGTGGAGAACTTAATATTCCAGTTATTTTAGGTGGAAGACTTAATGATATGGATACTATAAACAATATTTTAAATACTACAAATATTGAATTTTTCTCAATGTCTAAACCATTTGTTGCTCAACCTGATTTCTTAAAAGAATGGAAAATAAATGGCACTGGAAAAACTAAATGTAAAGGTTGCAGTAATTGTTATAGTAAAAAAGTAAGTACTTGCTTTGTTTATGGAAATGGCGATTAA